In a genomic window of Oncorhynchus kisutch isolate 150728-3 linkage group LG9, Okis_V2, whole genome shotgun sequence:
- the LOC116375238 gene encoding keratin-associated protein 10-6-like: MLPCKLPCKLPSTLPCKLPCTLPCKPLCKLPSTLPSTLPCKLPCKLPCKLPCKLPCTLPCKLACKLPCKLPSKLLCKLPSTLPCKLPCTLPCTLPCKLACTLPCNLPSTLPCKLLCKLPSTLPCKLLCTLPCKLPCKLPCKLLCKLLCTLPCKLPSTLPCKLLCKLLCTLPSTLPCKLPCKLLCKLPCKLPCKLPCKLPCKLPCKLPSTLPCKLLCKLLCTLPCKLPCTLSCKLPCKLPSMLPCKLPCKLPCKLPSMLPCKLPCKLPCKLPCKLPSKLLCKLLCKLLCKLPCTLPCKM, translated from the coding sequence ATGCTGCCCTGTAAACTGCCCTGTAAACTGCCCAGTACGCTGCCCTGTAAACTGCCCTGTACACTGCCCTGTAAACCGCTCTGTAAACTGCCCAGTACGCTGCCCAGTACGCTGCCGTGTAAACTGCCCTGTAAACTGCCCTGTAAACTGCCCTGTAAACTGCCCTGTACGCTGCCCTGTAAACTGGCCTGTAAACTGCCCTGTAAACTGCCTAGTAAACTGCTCTGTAAACTGCCCAGTACGCTGCCCTGTAAACTGCCCTGTACGCTGCCCTGTACGCTGCCCTGTAAACTGGCCTGTACGCTGCCCTGTAATCTGCCCAGTACGCTGCCCTGTAAACTGCTCTGTAAACTGCCCAGTACGCTGCCCTGTAAACTGCTCTGTACGCTGCCCTGTAAACTGCCCTGTAAACTGCCCTGTAAACTGctctgtaaactgctctgtacGCTGCCCTGTAAACTGCCCAGTACGCTGCCCTGTAAACTGctctgtaaactgctctgtacGCTGCCCAGTACGCTGCCCTGTAAACTGCCCTGTAAACTGCTCTGTAAACTGCCCTGTAAACTGCCCTGTAAACTGCCCTGTAAACTGCCCTGTAAACTGCCCTGTAAACTGCCCAGTACGCTGCCCTGTAAACTGctctgtaaactgctctgtacGCTGCCCTGTAAACTGCCCTGTACACTGTCCTGTAAACTGCCCTGTAAACTGCCCAGTATGCTGCCCTGTAAACTGCCCTGTAAACTGCCCTGTAAACTGCCCAGTATGCTGCCCTGTAAACTGCCCTGTAAACTGCCCTGTAAACTGCCCTGTAAACTGCCCAGTAAACTGctctgtaaactgctctgtaaactgctctgtaaACTGCCCTGTACGCTGCCCTGTAAAATGTAA